The nucleotide window CTTCTGCACgcttggacaaaattttatacTTGTGATTAATCAATGTATAGAATTGTGCTGGGACCTTGAAAGGGCCTCATATGGTAAGGAGGGAAATCGGCCCCGGTGCAGGAAACTGTGCAACtgaagaagcgaaactgactatagccgTTTGTGACAACTGTTTTACGCTATTTATTAGACTAGCATGCGACTTATAATGCTCCAAACAAGCACTGAAGCGATGTTTTGgtcaaaaaatctaaaagtggTATCCTAccccagtcacactgaaatatcttttttgcaTTAGATACTGCAGAGTggtgaaaatcactgcaccacaaatggtAACTTTCTGAAAGATTCTTGAGCTATGTatcaatcaaaaacaaacaaaacaaatgtaactttcagccttacaGTTCCGCTCCACAAAGTAATATTATTGATAGGTAGACGACCACATGTGCTCACAACAAGGATTCATGTATTATTTCGCTGTTAGATGCCACACGTTATGTTATACCATGCCTTAAACAATACCTTAACAATTCTCCATTTTAATTCATGGTAACACTTATTTAACGCAAAACGGCCTATACCTTTACTCCCCAAAAAGTATGCTTCCAAAGAAATATAAATAGAACCACACAGATTTGAATCTTTCGTAGAGTACAGGTGCACGCTGTTCTCCACAGTGATTTCGTTAGCACACTCTACCATGAAGAATGCCTGACACACTATGgaagaaatacggattttattGTAGCCAAAACACgacaaaactgatttacaaaagTCTGCTGGGATTATGAAATTTGCATGTTCTTTTCGTTCCAATATTCCGCTTTACCGCACCAGGTCTTAAATTGTTCTTCATTTTCAGTCAAATCTAGGCTTATGTATAGTAATATTATAATTCCTACtccaatttcaaacaaatgctcGTGTTAAGTTAAGAATGGGCTACAGAGATatgtaaaaaacaacaacagaattaCAGAAACAAATTACAGCTGTGGAGTAGTGGGCGTAGTCCGGTATGTTTAACGGAAAgcaataaaattatatattaccTAGCCGATCAGCTGTACGCTACACCCTTTTTGTGACATTGTCATGGTTGAAActgttttagtataatatagccttaacaaagcaaatttgttagCTACATGATTTCACCGCAGTTTGGCTTCATAGTACGATGTGAGGAAATTTCGCTACAAAGGAAACATATGTACGCTATATTCTCGGAGATAGTAGTGCACGGTTTGTGGGTGGGGTTTGTTCTGGTCGCATGGGGTGCTGCTGTTGTAAAACTAATTGCTCTCCATGGCCACTGttcagcatgccacttgtttttttttaaagtattcttaccgcattttctttgtaataaaatGGACGTTCAAACACTGTTGTGTAGAGTTCGTGGTGTCATAACTCACTCGTAAACTCACTCATAAAATGtttcttggggcctccgtggctcagtcggttagcgcgctagcgcagcgtaatgacccagaagcctctcaccaatgcggtcgctgtgagttcaagactagctcatgctgccttcctctccggccgtacgtgggaaggtctgccagcaacctgcggatggtcgtgggtttccccccggtttccacccaccataatgctggccgccgtcgtataagtgaaatattcttgagtacggcgtaaaacaccaaacaaataaataaataagtataaaggCTACTAACTGTACCAGTAATATAGTGTATgtatagtatatagtatatactaACTGTGTCAGTAAATATTAATGGTTCTTTATAGTTATTACGCCTACATACACATCTAATTAGAGTACTCTACTGCGTTTGCATCTAGGGTTTGCACATTTCAAATTATTAACccacaaaatacaaatacattctCTAAAGAAAAGGATAGGCCAACTCTATCAAGAGCAACAGTCTAGTTTCCTAGTTCTCATGTGCTCTTGTAGCGCGAGATAGCGCGAGATTTTACTGGAATAGTTAGAAATATGAATTGATCTCGGAGCGAGCGGCCTTTTTGAATAAGAGGTAAATGGTGGCCGGCATCAGTGTTGAGGGCTTTTTCTGGTCAAATATCTGTGTAacgatttattttcattcaatatGATATATCTGTAGCCATTCACTCGAAAACAGAACCCGCTAAACATGTTTGTAACCTTCGGTTTTTCTGTGGATGTGTGCAGTTTTGAGTGGCCAGTTTTCGTGACCCTCCGAGTCGCGGTCGACTCGTTTATTCCCTTCGTCTTCCAGAACATATCTTCTAAACACTAGATCTCAGCTCTTTTACTAACAGAATATCTTCCAAACCTACTGAAACAAAGCTGGAAGAGGCTAAAGATGTGCAGGAGCAGTCTAGTTGACCTGTGGCTACACGcgattatttatattttaattaaatcaAACACCTTGGTGGCGATATTTTGACTGTGTAGATTGTTGATGGCCACATAGATCTTCAGAGATGAAGACGTCATCTTTCAGATCGTCTAAGATTGTCACAATATATGACGTTAAAAGCCGATATTATTGCGCTTTCAAGGGAGTCAACTCGTGTTGCCTTATCAGATCACTATTAAACATTTTGGTTAAAGGGAGATAAGTTTTTGAAAATTACAAACCCTAAATATTGGCTAGGCAAGAtattcacaatatttattttcattcgtgtggaaatatttcagcatatCTTACCACTCCATATGGTTATATCagtttacacatatacattagCTCAATCTTCATTAAaacagaacttttttttttctagaacaAATTATTCTGCTTGTATCTGCAGTAaggctgcagtttttttttaccgcAGCCAACCACGGGACATGTGTGCCAATGATGTGGATATTTCATGCAGCCATGCCTGAAAAATGTAAAGCCTCTGTACAGGTGTTGGAAATACTGTGGAAGTCGGCACTAATGTTCCGTACAAAAACAGCGATCAAACTAAACTCAACAGTAGCGACTTGTGACTGTCAAATAAGCTCTTGCTAGCATTAAACATCAGTAACTGTACAGTACACTATTACTGATCTTTCATgtctggaaataatttttaagttggtgCAGGACAGATTGGTAGATTAACAGGGAAATTAATGATGGCCTGACAGTTCACTTCTTTTACCTGAAGTCATTTTAGTTTTTCTTCAGAAACTTCACCAAGTCAAGAATAGAAGAAGATGAAAGTAGCTCTGTGTTTATTGACTATTGTTATAGCAGCCATCAGTAAGTATACTTCCTTATGAAACAATTATACTTGCCACAAGCTACCCCTGCTTGCTCACATAACTTATTCCTTAGTGGGTCTCAGTGCCCAGATGGCTAGCATGCTCGCTCAGCACAATGGCTgcggagcctctcacctgtgcagttgctgtgagtttaagtccatctccttgtgtcttcctctgcggtcgtgtgacgtgggaaggtctgctagcaaacTACAGATGATCTTGACTTTCCCCCGGGCCagggctggtttcctcccaccataatggttgaaattttttttcatttgggtTGATCTGTTTCCCAATGTTTACACAGTATTTCCCATGGAAAACTTGCGGTTTCATCCTGATGTTTGTACTGTTTGCTGCATGTGTCCCAATTGCAGAAGTTAATATACCCGTTCATTTTGATATTGTCTCCAGCCATGTTCTTAAGTCAGAATGGTAAactaaatatttcaattaatgaaaataattgattatggatatttttcattattataaaTCCTCACTTATTATATAAGACAAATATTTGTCTTATTTGTAAAAGTCGTATTAAATTgtttatgattggtcaattgttTGTTCTTGATTAACAGTTCTGAAAGGTCTTGCTAAATGATCACATTTTTGACCTCTCTACTTCGGCTGAACTCTCTATAGACTTGATTgaattattaaattatgtatattttttgtctttatctaaagtaGGAATACTATTTAAACATGGTATAAATAGAAGTGAAAATGCTTTGGTTTAATGAATATTCTTTGGTCTTTGTTCATGTCTTTGCAGCAAGTAGTGAAGGGGCAGTGCCATACGCATATGCACCAATGCTTTACACCTTCCATGATTTGTTGGCTCAATCTGCTTGTGCTGCTCGTAGTAACGAAACACAAAGGGTTTGGGCATTGAGGAGATCCTGCTGTGGTGTGAAAACATGCAATCGTATCTGCAATGAAAAGAGGTAACCATTAGGGTATATTTATGTTCAAATTTTGCATCAAAATTAGCCCTTGATTTACAAATGATTGCAGATTTAGCACATATTGTAGCCACAAATCCAGTGTTTCCCATGCTCTCACTGCTGGGGGTGGTGCTTTGGTGCATTGGATggaggccacttgtcttccaccagtacagtgtacatatctgtCCATTGCATGTGGAAAACTTTATCAGTattttgccaaaggttggtggtttataaCGACCTGCAATAAAAAGAGGAAGCTTGGTTAAAATGTTACTTATAATAGAGTTTTAAGGCTCTTTTTTGAActctttttttcaatgttttcttcaaggttttgtttacatatgaagtttaCCCAGCGCTGTGTGCATGCTTCATTTCCACTGATCTGACAATGCctctttttaattttcttgcagacttttcattttttttttgttatttttaaatatttaccaaaGGTGCAGTGCTGGGAGAGGGATTAACGAAAAACTTGTAACATTtactttttgagaaaaataCCCTATACTTGTGTCGTTCTGTAATAACGCCAAAATACCTATTATTTGGGCGACTGTGTCACTTTTAGTTTTCAAACAGGATTACCCCATTGTTTCCAGTGAGTGGGTTTGGGGCATTACACACTTTTGAGCCAATTCTCCAGAACAGGTTTTAGTCTGCCACGTTACGttcatataaatatgtgtaattCTGAGGCAACATGTTGTATTTGTTTCTGTCATTAGTTCAGGTACCATTCTTTCAGAATTGTTTCTGGTTTTGtgtcatatttttaatttcGTATATAACGACCTGGTTTTTCTGGTGTCATCTTCAATTTTTGCTTTCGTGACTAAGACCTTAAtcaccaatcagtcaaataaaatcaaatccaTTTTTTCATCATCTGTTCTTTCCCGACTTTGGTACAACTGTTATATCTCAGCCAACCGCCCTTGATCAGTAAGGTCGCATGTTTGAATCCATTGATGTGGCATACACTGTGAGTTTGTTCTGCGGGGGTGAAAAATCTGAAGTCACAGTGACCGCAGCCGTAGAATATAGAGACAATGAGGTGTACGCCCTTAAACGCCTGTCAATAAGttacataaaaacaataaaagattgaaataaattgttgtttttttttttgtttttttttttagttttgtataTTTGGTCATTTTGCATGAGTGCCACCGTTGCCTTTCCTTTTTATGTGATGCTGTTTATTTCTTCTCCCTGCAGGCTGCTTTGTATACACGCGTACTTCGTAGACAAAAATCCCCTGATGCTTCCCAGAACGGACGATCGTAGTATAACAGAAGAAGGCAGCAATGGACTGAGCATGACAAACTTTATGGATGGCTGCTCATGGCGAGCTGGTCACTGTGGACCGAACTACTGTTGTTGTGAGGGGAAATGGGACACGATTTTTGCTCCTTAGATTTTTCAAGGGCAGTTAAACCTCTTATGTAGTTGTAACAGATTTTGCATGCACAAAATACTTACAGTGCCATATTGATTGAAGAAAATACTGCTTTATTAGAGTTAATGAGAGACTTGTATTAAAGGTCTGCTGACAGATGTTGTTGTGTCTTTCTGATTTCTACATTTCTATCATATGCATTTGatgtatatttcacatttgaagTCTCCATTCGGTGTCGTGACAGGATTTGATCTCGCAATGGTCTCGAGGAGGGCCGTTTATCtcttgttatcagttttatttagGATTTGTATTTTCTTTCGATTATCGGCTTGAACCACACCTTCATGATTAATACGATTGTCTGACTTGACGCTTAAAGCCATTGGCCTACGCTATAGGCCTATAATCAAGACGATTGCGGTTATCACGGACCCTTGTCAAACCCCAGCTGATGTCATGATTGTGCCGAAGCGAAGCGGTCTAAGATGTTCCACacgtggatatgttggaagttcatattcttgcaaagaaaggCAATGGGTTTTTGGTGTCTATaataagcttatggagtttaccgttatgaattaaaaaaagtattttaactgcattttctttttaataataTGAAAGTTCaaaatatcaatgtgtagagcttatgctgttacgtgtcactcgcaattttggtagcgagaatGACTGAATTTACAGACAGctaaatataggcgactcgctaaagAGAATAGACTGTAGTGTGGAAGACATTGTTAAACCATGCACTCATGTACACAGTTCTGTCTGTTAACCTCGAGAATGTCGTATTTATCAAGTGGATGGGACCGGTGCAAAACGTGGGTTTGGAAGTTGCGATAGGTTGCCGTGGGACAGTTTTTATGCCCACCccaattgttcttttttgtgacaaattttacCTTGGACCAGTCATTTCCCCATTATAAATATTTGCAATTCGCTTAAAAAGcgtattggattttgtgtaacaTACACACCACTGGAAAAGATAACATATCCGGCAATCTGTCGTGACTATATGGAGTGAAACTCCCAACGCGAACGAGCATGTctagtagtatagggaataggggttctggcgcaccccccaccccctttggggccctccccataacaaatagaggctcccagcccccttTCCCTTCCCTGCTTCTAGgggtagtatacacactataggttctggcgcaccctccccttggggccctccccagaacaaatagaggcccccagccccttctcgggttctattagacataccaattgcaccaggtatgCTTTTACACCaactgtgtatacaacatgcCAAGCGGTTACAATAAgtgccggtggctacccatcgGCTGCACGGAgctgtctgggggagtactgcgggatTCATTTAGCCAGTCTGCGGAAGGGTCTTGGCACCCAGCCATgcattagctgtggtcggggcgttaaaaacc belongs to Liolophura sinensis isolate JHLJ2023 chromosome 9, CUHK_Ljap_v2, whole genome shotgun sequence and includes:
- the LOC135475932 gene encoding uncharacterized protein LOC135475932; translated protein: MKVALCLLTIVIAAITSSEGAVPYAYAPMLYTFHDLLAQSACAARSNETQRVWALRRSCCGVKTCNRICNEKRLLCIHAYFVDKNPLMLPRTDDRSITEEGSNGLSMTNFMDGCSWRAGHCGPNYCCCEGKWDTIFAP